One Microbacterium trichothecenolyticum DNA window includes the following coding sequences:
- a CDS encoding class III lanthionine synthetase LanKC N-terminal domain-containing protein: MQADDLAHVFEGRCFFEAGDHLLAEAPLIELEQLRHAGWRVHRDAWWTRCAPADSRLPPSGWKVHVSPDIAHLTAEIERAIEVVSAHRIAFKVRSSAAVERRSRSKFASRTQVGKTVVAYPRSADELVALCAELDGALRHPGGPTIVGDLRIGSGPIHVRHGAFEPTWIARDGVIVPGVLDDDGVAPDDRTAAGAPPAALSRLLAETGRAAAPAISLPLERVTVLHRTAGGGVYAGLWRGVPAVVKEGRRDAGLDAGGTTAAERLRHEARVLTRLSGSGAGPELVELVETPDGTLLVMEQLPGTTLHRSFAARHPPAFADEHTIDAAGIDYRRWSARIRARVGDRLAAAHARGVAHGDVSPQNVLVDGDEAYLIDYESAALDGVQVAQGIVTPGFGSLEATPATDLAAADALETLFVNPLLPALSVHRPWSEGTRTDMYEAGLADLAPGFRSRAGRELVPQEELETALRLGIHRVATPEAPGRMFPGGVRSFRHPAAPLSVAHGAAGVISALRARGDIAEPAWIDALEEHARRAPAIPGAGEGLHGVLRVLAEAGRVDAARELADRLPAAPTFEDASWSTGDAGRAACLFSLYRVGRDAWVLDRAIAHVDAVVAAPPRPQTGLARGLAGIALALAACAGTIADTGAGDPGPLTAVARRLLAEEPRRSTTPPCC; encoded by the coding sequence GTGCAGGCGGACGACCTCGCGCACGTCTTCGAGGGGCGCTGCTTCTTCGAGGCTGGCGACCATCTGCTCGCCGAAGCACCGCTGATCGAGCTCGAGCAGCTACGTCACGCCGGATGGCGAGTGCATCGCGACGCGTGGTGGACCCGCTGCGCGCCGGCCGACTCCCGCCTGCCCCCGTCAGGGTGGAAAGTGCACGTGAGCCCCGACATTGCCCACCTCACCGCCGAGATCGAGCGTGCGATCGAGGTCGTCTCGGCACACCGGATCGCCTTCAAGGTGCGCTCGTCGGCCGCGGTGGAACGGCGGAGCCGGTCCAAGTTCGCATCCCGCACGCAAGTGGGCAAGACCGTAGTCGCGTACCCTCGCTCGGCCGACGAACTCGTCGCGCTGTGCGCGGAGCTTGATGGAGCGCTGCGTCATCCGGGCGGGCCCACGATCGTGGGCGACCTGCGCATCGGTTCCGGCCCGATCCACGTGCGACACGGGGCGTTCGAGCCGACATGGATTGCCCGCGACGGCGTCATCGTGCCAGGAGTGCTCGACGACGACGGCGTCGCTCCCGATGACCGTACCGCGGCAGGCGCACCGCCCGCGGCGCTCAGCCGGCTACTCGCCGAGACCGGCCGTGCGGCGGCACCGGCGATATCGCTGCCGCTGGAGCGCGTAACCGTGCTACACCGCACCGCCGGCGGGGGCGTGTACGCGGGTCTTTGGCGCGGAGTCCCTGCCGTGGTGAAGGAGGGGCGGCGCGACGCGGGGCTGGATGCCGGCGGCACTACCGCAGCCGAACGCCTGCGCCACGAGGCACGGGTGCTGACGCGTCTGTCCGGCAGCGGCGCCGGGCCCGAACTGGTCGAGCTCGTCGAGACACCCGACGGAACGCTGCTGGTGATGGAGCAGCTGCCGGGAACGACCCTGCACCGCTCATTCGCCGCCCGTCACCCTCCCGCATTTGCGGACGAGCACACGATCGACGCTGCCGGCATCGACTATCGCCGGTGGTCCGCCCGCATCCGCGCCCGGGTGGGCGATCGCCTCGCCGCCGCCCACGCCCGCGGCGTCGCCCACGGCGACGTCTCGCCGCAGAACGTGCTCGTCGATGGCGACGAGGCCTACCTGATCGACTACGAGTCCGCCGCGCTCGACGGCGTCCAGGTCGCCCAAGGCATCGTGACGCCAGGGTTCGGGTCGTTGGAGGCCACCCCGGCGACCGACCTAGCGGCCGCCGACGCGCTTGAGACGCTCTTCGTCAACCCGTTGCTGCCCGCGCTGAGCGTGCACCGCCCCTGGTCCGAGGGCACCCGCACCGACATGTACGAGGCGGGTCTGGCCGACCTCGCCCCGGGCTTCCGCTCCCGCGCCGGCCGAGAGCTCGTGCCACAGGAGGAGTTGGAGACCGCCCTGCGACTCGGCATCCATCGCGTCGCAACGCCCGAGGCGCCGGGGCGGATGTTCCCCGGAGGCGTGCGGTCGTTTCGGCATCCGGCGGCGCCGTTGTCGGTCGCACATGGAGCCGCGGGCGTGATCTCGGCCCTGCGGGCGCGCGGAGACATCGCGGAACCGGCGTGGATAGACGCCCTGGAGGAGCACGCGCGGCGGGCACCGGCGATCCCCGGCGCGGGCGAGGGGCTGCATGGCGTGCTGCGCGTGCTGGCGGAGGCCGGACGCGTGGATGCGGCACGCGAGCTGGCCGACCGACTTCCGGCCGCGCCCACGTTCGAGGACGCTAGCTGGTCGACGGGTGACGCCGGACGCGCGGCATGTCTGTTCTCGCTGTACCGGGTCGGCCGCGACGCATGGGTGCTCGACCGGGCGATCGCCCACGTTGACGCCGTCGTCGCCGCGCCCCCTCGCCCTCAGACCGGCCTCGCACGTGGCCTCGCCGGCATCGCCCTGGCCCTGGCCGCCTGCGCAGGGACAATCGCCGACACCGGCGCGGGTGACCCGGGCCCGCTCACCGCTGTCGCACGACGCCTGCTGGCGGAGGAACCACGGCGCAGCACGACCCCTCCCTGCTGCTGA
- a CDS encoding ABC transporter ATP-binding protein, protein MTRITTVPERISSTRLAREVVLHVDGLVVDYAGVRAVDGIDFEVRRGEVFGLLGTNGAGKTTTLDVLEGFRAPTSGAVRVFGVDPLVERDRISPRMGIMLQDAGFFEDLTVRQTVRSWRRFYARPRGVEETLQMVGLEHRATVRVKQLSGGERRRLDLGLALLGHPEVLFLDEPTTGMDPEGRHRCLQIVRDLVEEGLTVVLTTHYLEEAEQLADRVAIMHRGRIRTQGTLDEVLAAHRTSVIRFELDPARVTEAALTALMWSPGAHVQRSATTTAVSIDSADPQADLGRLLAAADRTGVALDALTVTRSSLEDLFLALADEAAPTQGVPA, encoded by the coding sequence ATGACCAGGATCACCACCGTTCCCGAACGGATCTCCTCGACTCGTCTCGCGCGAGAGGTCGTGCTCCACGTCGATGGGCTCGTCGTCGACTACGCCGGGGTGCGTGCGGTCGACGGGATCGACTTCGAGGTGCGCCGAGGCGAAGTGTTCGGTCTACTGGGCACCAACGGCGCAGGCAAGACGACCACCCTCGACGTGCTGGAGGGATTCCGTGCCCCGACGTCGGGTGCCGTGCGTGTGTTCGGAGTCGACCCGTTGGTGGAGCGAGACCGGATCTCGCCCCGCATGGGCATCATGCTGCAAGACGCCGGCTTCTTCGAAGACCTCACCGTTCGCCAGACCGTGCGGTCGTGGCGCCGGTTCTACGCTCGGCCGCGCGGGGTCGAAGAAACATTGCAGATGGTGGGGCTGGAGCACCGCGCCACCGTGCGCGTGAAGCAGCTGTCGGGGGGTGAGCGACGCCGACTCGACCTGGGCCTGGCGCTCCTCGGGCATCCCGAGGTTCTCTTCCTCGACGAGCCGACCACGGGCATGGACCCTGAGGGACGCCACCGCTGCCTGCAGATCGTGCGTGACCTGGTCGAGGAGGGCCTCACCGTCGTGCTCACCACGCACTATCTCGAGGAGGCCGAGCAGCTCGCCGATCGCGTCGCGATCATGCACCGCGGCCGGATCCGCACGCAGGGCACGCTCGACGAGGTGCTCGCGGCCCACCGCACCAGTGTCATTCGCTTCGAGCTCGACCCCGCTCGCGTGACCGAGGCCGCCCTGACCGCCCTGATGTGGTCGCCGGGCGCGCACGTTCAGCGATCCGCGACGACGACGGCGGTGTCCATCGACAGCGCTGACCCGCAGGCCGACCTCGGACGGCTGCTCGCCGCCGCCGATCGCACGGGGGTCGCCCTGGACGCCCTGACCGTGACACGGTCCTCCCTCGAAGACCTGTTCCTCGCCCTGGCCGATGAGGCCGCCCCCACGCAAGGAGTCCCGGCATGA
- a CDS encoding ABC transporter permease produces MSAAVVLRPRVAPVDLVRIARLLPAQIALSQLVYWKDIAFALVGAVMPLALGLLPAALADADARIGAVPARAWLLAGGLSVAVVFVVYNVINSAARRREQRIYKRLRCAPVPAHAVLLGEAISASIPAVVQVAVIVVAGRLWLGVDWPANGPLLLVVVGVGLISLTMLAFGVSGLLPSGEVATWIVTPVLAALLYFSGAFGALPDNPVLTAVHPYIPSAEIVDTVRTAYLGHAVTGQTLGHEVGLTGGFATTWHALVLLLVWAAGGLMLFNSFFRWDPRSSR; encoded by the coding sequence ATGAGCGCCGCCGTCGTCCTGCGCCCCCGTGTCGCCCCGGTCGATCTCGTCCGGATCGCGCGACTGCTGCCGGCGCAGATCGCCCTGAGCCAGCTCGTCTACTGGAAAGACATCGCGTTCGCCCTGGTCGGCGCGGTCATGCCCCTGGCGCTCGGGCTCCTGCCGGCCGCCCTAGCCGACGCCGACGCCCGGATCGGTGCCGTCCCAGCGCGCGCCTGGCTGCTTGCGGGCGGACTGTCGGTGGCCGTCGTGTTCGTCGTCTACAACGTCATCAACTCCGCTGCCCGCCGCCGAGAGCAGCGCATCTACAAGCGGCTGCGATGCGCCCCGGTGCCCGCCCATGCGGTGCTGCTTGGCGAGGCAATCTCGGCATCCATTCCCGCCGTCGTCCAGGTCGCGGTGATCGTCGTTGCGGGCCGCCTGTGGCTTGGCGTCGACTGGCCGGCGAACGGGCCGCTGCTCCTGGTTGTTGTGGGCGTGGGACTGATCTCGCTCACCATGCTCGCCTTCGGCGTCTCCGGGTTGCTGCCCTCGGGCGAGGTGGCGACGTGGATCGTCACGCCGGTCCTGGCAGCCCTGTTGTACTTCTCGGGGGCGTTCGGCGCTCTGCCCGACAACCCGGTGCTGACCGCCGTGCACCCCTACATCCCATCGGCGGAGATCGTCGACACGGTGCGCACGGCCTACCTCGGGCACGCGGTGACCGGGCAGACGCTCGGCCACGAGGTCGGCCTGACGGGAGGCTTCGCCACCACCTGGCACGCCCTTGTGCTGCTGCTGGTGTGGGCCGCCGGGGGCCTCATGCTCTTCAACTCGTTCTTCCGCTGGGACCCCCGGTCGTCCCGCTGA
- a CDS encoding SagB family peptide dehydrogenase, which yields METRHSCRTFGEEPLTLAELGEFLFRSCRIKDVYGPLRGMPYQATRRPYPTGGAAYELEVYVTAARVAGLAPGCYHYEPETHRLRLLGTTEAQRGELLTAAALSAGGDVHPDALLTFTSRFQRLQWKYRSMAYAVSLKHVGALYQTMYLVASAMKIGACGLGSGDSQTSVAAFGLDYLRESSVGEFIIGSAPAASRMLPPSDAAGSARYPGGDWGARSARLRA from the coding sequence ATGGAAACCCGACACTCGTGCCGCACGTTCGGGGAGGAGCCGCTGACGCTCGCCGAGCTGGGCGAGTTCCTCTTCCGGAGCTGCCGCATCAAAGACGTGTACGGCCCCCTGCGGGGGATGCCGTACCAGGCCACGCGCCGACCGTACCCGACCGGGGGTGCCGCCTACGAGCTGGAGGTCTATGTCACCGCTGCACGGGTCGCGGGGCTGGCTCCCGGCTGCTATCACTACGAGCCCGAGACCCATCGGCTGCGACTGCTCGGCACCACCGAGGCGCAGCGCGGCGAACTGCTAACGGCGGCGGCGCTCTCGGCCGGCGGTGACGTGCACCCCGACGCCCTCCTCACCTTCACCTCCCGTTTCCAGCGGCTGCAGTGGAAGTACCGCTCGATGGCCTACGCAGTCTCGCTCAAGCACGTCGGAGCGCTGTATCAGACCATGTACCTCGTGGCATCCGCAATGAAGATCGGCGCGTGCGGGCTGGGCAGCGGAGACAGCCAGACCTCGGTGGCGGCCTTCGGGCTGGACTATCTGCGGGAGTCCTCGGTGGGCGAGTTCATCATCGGCTCGGCCCCGGCGGCTTCGCGAATGCTTCCCCCCTCGGATGCCGCGGGGTCGGCCCGCTATCCGGGCGGTGACTGGGGTGCCCGCTCCGCCCGGCTGCGAGCCTGA
- the hemG gene encoding protoporphyrinogen oxidase, translating into MSEALDRLVQHAHETRVVVVGGGISGLVAARECAKVGLQVTVLEASDLFGGVLRTAEVGGLTLDVGAESYATRGGVVRDLLAELHLTDAIVSPNPAGAWVAGVPGVGAAPLPKGGVLGIPDNPFAPDVRRIIGWSGAWRAYVDRVRPPLTIGHAHSLGKLVRSRLGARVLDRLVAPVTSGVYSARPDDIDVDLAAPGLNAALTRTGSLTGAVADLRGRRTHARPADAPASDVPVAPGSAKAPAPGGAVEGLAGGMSRLVDALVAGLRDSGVDLRTGVGAESLTRTDAGWSVATSVDDAPLAARAVIVALPEGPARALLAPVVAGLEPGEPVAPVVEVVTLVVNAPVLDRAPRGTGVLTVPGSHTAKALTHSSAKWDWVRDATEPGIHVVRVSFGAQGEEPATAALDDDGAARLALAEAAALLGVELPASALVASHRSRYVQSQPAATIGRAAVTAAARGAVRAVPGLGATGAWIAGTGLAQVIPDARDEADRVRSAALWHPGRLS; encoded by the coding sequence ATGAGTGAGGCGCTCGACCGGCTCGTGCAGCACGCGCACGAGACGCGGGTCGTCGTCGTCGGCGGCGGGATCTCCGGACTCGTCGCCGCCCGCGAGTGCGCCAAGGTCGGTCTGCAGGTCACCGTGCTCGAGGCCTCCGACCTGTTCGGCGGGGTCCTGCGCACCGCCGAGGTCGGAGGACTCACGCTCGACGTGGGCGCCGAGAGCTATGCCACCCGCGGCGGCGTCGTGCGCGACCTGCTCGCCGAGTTGCATCTGACCGACGCGATCGTGTCGCCGAACCCCGCCGGGGCGTGGGTCGCGGGCGTCCCCGGCGTCGGGGCGGCGCCGCTGCCGAAGGGCGGGGTGCTCGGCATCCCCGACAACCCCTTCGCTCCCGACGTGCGGCGCATCATCGGCTGGTCGGGCGCGTGGCGGGCGTACGTCGATCGCGTACGGCCCCCGCTCACCATCGGCCACGCGCACAGCCTCGGCAAGCTCGTGCGCTCGCGCCTGGGCGCACGCGTCCTGGACCGTCTGGTCGCCCCCGTCACCAGCGGCGTGTACTCCGCACGGCCTGACGACATCGACGTCGACCTCGCCGCCCCCGGCCTGAACGCCGCGCTCACCCGCACCGGCTCGCTCACGGGTGCCGTCGCCGATCTGCGCGGACGGCGGACGCACGCACGGCCCGCCGATGCCCCGGCATCCGATGTGCCGGTCGCCCCCGGCTCGGCGAAGGCACCGGCCCCGGGTGGCGCCGTCGAGGGTCTCGCAGGAGGGATGTCGCGCCTGGTCGATGCGCTCGTCGCGGGCCTCCGCGACAGCGGCGTCGATCTCCGCACCGGAGTCGGCGCCGAGAGCCTCACCCGCACCGATGCCGGGTGGTCCGTCGCGACCTCGGTCGACGACGCGCCGCTCGCCGCCCGCGCCGTGATCGTGGCCCTCCCCGAGGGGCCGGCGCGCGCACTCCTGGCCCCGGTGGTCGCCGGACTCGAGCCGGGCGAGCCGGTCGCCCCTGTCGTCGAGGTGGTGACCCTGGTGGTGAACGCCCCCGTGCTCGACCGCGCCCCGCGGGGCACCGGCGTGCTGACGGTGCCCGGCAGCCACACCGCCAAGGCCCTCACCCATTCGAGCGCGAAGTGGGACTGGGTTCGGGATGCCACAGAGCCCGGCATCCATGTCGTGCGCGTCTCGTTCGGCGCGCAGGGCGAAGAGCCCGCGACCGCCGCCCTCGACGACGACGGTGCCGCACGCCTCGCCCTGGCGGAGGCCGCCGCACTCCTGGGCGTCGAGCTGCCGGCATCCGCCCTCGTCGCCTCCCACCGCTCGCGTTACGTGCAGTCGCAGCCGGCCGCCACCATCGGACGCGCCGCCGTCACCGCCGCCGCACGCGGTGCGGTGCGCGCCGTGCCCGGCCTCGGCGCGACGGGCGCGTGGATCGCCGGCACGGGGTTGGCCCAGGTGATCCCCGACGCGCGCGACGAGGCCGATCGGGTGCGCAGCGCCGCGCTCTGGCACCCCGGTCGCTTGTCATAG
- a CDS encoding bestrophin-like domain, whose product MWLYDLPMYVGLPVFIVLVVGISCGILLVLRKWVFRVAPQGEEWDRVLSYAVGAYGVFYGVTLALIAAAAYGNFTEVDGVVLEESSSLASLYRTATLLPEPQSGELQQQIIQYSRGVIDEDWPQQRRLELPSETDVDITRMQQAIDAVEPSSAVEVVYVQEALEQFRQLVHDRRDRIALTHLALPSVLWIVLGVGAVLNAVLIGLIEVRNLRVHLLMSGMLALFVALLLYAIAGFDHAYAGPIAVTPEYFQDLLDGLFKNEP is encoded by the coding sequence ATGTGGCTGTATGACCTCCCCATGTACGTGGGGCTGCCCGTGTTCATCGTGCTCGTGGTGGGCATCTCCTGCGGGATCCTGCTGGTGCTGCGCAAGTGGGTCTTCCGCGTCGCCCCGCAGGGCGAGGAGTGGGACCGCGTGCTCAGCTATGCTGTCGGCGCCTACGGCGTCTTCTACGGTGTCACCCTCGCGCTGATCGCCGCCGCCGCCTACGGCAACTTCACCGAGGTCGACGGCGTCGTGCTGGAGGAGTCGTCGTCGCTGGCCTCGCTGTACCGCACGGCGACGCTGCTGCCCGAGCCGCAGTCGGGTGAACTTCAGCAGCAGATCATCCAGTACTCGCGCGGGGTGATCGACGAGGACTGGCCTCAGCAGCGCCGCCTGGAGCTGCCGTCGGAGACGGACGTCGACATCACGCGCATGCAACAGGCGATCGACGCCGTCGAGCCCTCGTCGGCCGTCGAGGTGGTCTACGTGCAGGAGGCGCTCGAGCAGTTCCGGCAGCTCGTGCACGATCGGCGCGACCGCATCGCCCTCACCCACCTGGCTCTGCCGAGCGTGCTGTGGATCGTGCTCGGCGTGGGCGCCGTGCTCAACGCGGTGCTGATCGGTCTGATCGAGGTGCGGAACCTCCGCGTGCACCTGCTGATGTCGGGCATGCTCGCGCTGTTCGTCGCCCTGCTGCTGTACGCCATCGCCGGCTTCGACCACGCCTACGCGGGCCCCATCGCCGTGACGCCGGAGTACTTCCAAGACCTGCTCGACGGGCTGTTCAAGAACGAACCGTAG
- a CDS encoding response regulator transcription factor — MSSVLRVFIAEDIDLVAEAFEVLLSIEPDIEVVGRVNRGDLVVEAVLRLRPDVAVLDVDMPGLTGIEASASLRAAGVDCKILLLTALPGSGHIPRALAAGANGYLVKSTTGARLIEAVHTVAAGGTAIDPQLAADALRSGASPLTEREVELLKLVGQGFATEIIAERMFLTKGTVRNYLSNAMTKLGAATRAEAVARARERGWL; from the coding sequence ATGTCCTCCGTTCTCCGTGTGTTCATCGCGGAAGACATTGACCTCGTCGCCGAGGCGTTCGAGGTGCTTTTGAGTATCGAACCCGATATCGAGGTCGTGGGTCGGGTGAACCGCGGAGACCTTGTGGTCGAGGCCGTTCTTCGTCTGCGTCCCGACGTCGCTGTGCTCGACGTCGACATGCCCGGGTTGACGGGCATCGAGGCCAGCGCGAGCCTGCGAGCGGCCGGCGTGGACTGCAAGATCCTGCTGCTGACGGCGCTTCCCGGCAGCGGACACATCCCACGCGCGTTGGCTGCCGGTGCCAACGGCTACCTGGTGAAGTCGACGACCGGCGCACGCCTCATCGAGGCCGTCCACACAGTGGCCGCCGGCGGCACCGCGATCGACCCCCAGCTCGCTGCGGATGCCCTGCGTTCGGGCGCCAGTCCGCTGACCGAGCGCGAGGTCGAGCTGCTAAAGCTCGTGGGCCAGGGGTTTGCCACCGAAATCATCGCCGAGCGGATGTTCCTCACCAAGGGGACCGTGCGCAACTACCTCTCCAACGCGATGACCAAGCTCGGCGCGGCCACCCGCGCCGAGGCCGTGGCCCGCGCCCGCGAGCGCGGCTGGCTGTAA
- a CDS encoding phage holin family protein, producing MTTPRGFRDRSDDSLFTLIGDIPELVRNLVVAEINGAKAWAQRTAKDAGIGAGWFVGALIVLFWAIPVFFAFVIAGLSSWWPVWLSALVVFGVMVVITAVLALLGYLRFKKLSNRENPGAAIAEDVRIVKEAGSEY from the coding sequence ATGACCACCCCTCGCGGCTTCCGCGACCGCTCCGACGACAGCCTGTTCACGCTGATCGGCGACATCCCCGAGCTCGTCCGCAACCTCGTGGTCGCCGAGATCAACGGTGCCAAGGCGTGGGCGCAGCGCACGGCGAAAGACGCCGGGATCGGCGCCGGATGGTTCGTCGGAGCCCTGATCGTGCTGTTCTGGGCCATTCCGGTGTTCTTCGCGTTCGTCATCGCGGGGCTCTCGTCGTGGTGGCCCGTGTGGTTGTCGGCGCTCGTGGTGTTCGGCGTGATGGTCGTGATCACCGCGGTCCTCGCGCTGTTGGGCTATCTGCGGTTCAAGAAGCTGTCGAATCGCGAGAACCCGGGCGCGGCGATCGCCGAAGACGTCCGCATCGTGAAGGAGGCCGGCAGTGAGTATTGA
- a CDS encoding sensor histidine kinase: protein MSTSDGILVAWWRRLSGESRASMVGAIAIAIFLLLLALATALSTPALSIAVNAVHAAAVLGVGWIFFHCVRVVLGNAVPRRLLVTLLLAGIPVLAAAWLYDWTLGCVWVASTFLVLRGRWALTCLAVTFANLVLALLVLPGSNDQSFELIVSLTLFTIFAIYVPIRLVVVSDGLVLSREEVARLHVDRERSRISRDLHDLLGRTLVAVSMRQQAALRLVELDRAEEAAQQIRAAYEIVAEGQAKLRALTHGPTIADLRAEVTSASELCARIGIEWDAQVEDVGSEQSQRLAAVVIREAVTNMLKYSRPTHCWLRLREEAGMLVLSLANDGCPTDLVLNPAGTGLRELGFRCESVGGTLDARSPRPGIFRVLAQVPTLIDQEA from the coding sequence ATGAGCACTTCGGACGGGATCCTCGTCGCCTGGTGGCGTCGCCTGTCCGGCGAGTCGCGTGCCAGCATGGTCGGGGCAATCGCTATCGCGATTTTCCTCCTGCTGCTGGCTCTGGCCACCGCGCTCTCGACCCCGGCCCTCTCGATCGCCGTCAATGCCGTCCACGCCGCTGCCGTGTTGGGTGTCGGCTGGATCTTCTTCCACTGCGTGCGGGTCGTGCTGGGCAACGCCGTCCCCCGGCGACTCCTCGTGACACTTCTGCTCGCGGGCATTCCGGTGCTCGCGGCGGCGTGGCTCTACGACTGGACGCTGGGATGCGTGTGGGTCGCTTCGACATTCCTCGTGCTCAGGGGACGGTGGGCGCTGACCTGCCTAGCCGTGACCTTCGCCAACCTGGTCCTCGCCCTGCTGGTGCTCCCCGGCAGCAACGATCAGAGCTTCGAGCTGATCGTCTCGCTCACCCTATTCACGATCTTCGCGATCTATGTACCGATCCGGCTCGTGGTCGTCTCCGACGGCCTCGTTCTCAGCCGCGAAGAGGTGGCCCGCCTGCACGTGGACCGCGAGCGCTCGCGCATCTCGCGAGACCTCCACGACTTGCTCGGGCGCACCCTGGTGGCCGTATCGATGCGTCAGCAGGCCGCTCTGCGCCTCGTAGAGCTCGATCGGGCCGAAGAGGCGGCTCAGCAGATTCGCGCCGCGTACGAGATCGTCGCCGAGGGACAGGCCAAGCTGCGGGCCCTCACTCACGGGCCGACCATCGCCGACCTCCGCGCGGAGGTGACCAGCGCGAGCGAGCTGTGCGCGCGCATCGGCATCGAGTGGGATGCCCAGGTCGAAGACGTCGGCTCGGAGCAGTCGCAGCGTCTGGCCGCCGTGGTTATCCGAGAGGCCGTGACCAACATGTTGAAGTACTCACGCCCGACGCACTGCTGGCTACGCCTGCGTGAGGAGGCCGGCATGCTCGTGCTGTCCCTCGCCAATGACGGCTGTCCGACCGATCTCGTCCTCAACCCCGCCGGCACGGGCCTGCGCGAGCTTGGGTTTCGTTGTGAGAGCGTCGGGGGGACGCTCGATGCCCGAAGCCCCCGCCCGGGAATCTTCCGGGTGCTCGCCCAGGTTCCGACCCTGATCGACCAGGAGGCGTGA
- the hemQ gene encoding hydrogen peroxide-dependent heme synthase, with protein MSDDSSSSVYTLWAVFRRDPENPVTAPDATELADLVSLIEADGVTVRGFYDVSGLRADADLMVWLHGEDPQALQRDLRRLRRTELLKNLLPTWNAMGVHRDAEFNRSHVPGFLRGIEARQWLCLYPFIRSYEWYLLPEEERREMLIEHGKKGSVYKGVIANTVASFALGDYEWLLPLEADVLTDLVDMMRDLRYTEARRHVREEVPFYTGRLVTLDEIPEILQ; from the coding sequence ATGTCCGACGACAGCTCCTCTTCCGTGTACACCCTGTGGGCGGTCTTCCGCCGCGACCCCGAGAACCCCGTCACCGCCCCCGACGCCACCGAGCTCGCCGACCTCGTCTCCCTCATCGAGGCAGACGGTGTCACCGTGCGCGGCTTCTACGACGTCAGCGGCCTGCGCGCCGACGCCGACCTGATGGTGTGGCTGCACGGCGAAGACCCCCAGGCGCTCCAGCGCGACCTGCGGCGCCTCCGTCGTACCGAGCTGCTGAAGAACCTGCTCCCCACGTGGAACGCCATGGGTGTGCACCGCGACGCGGAGTTCAACCGCTCGCACGTGCCCGGCTTCCTCCGCGGCATCGAGGCGCGGCAGTGGCTGTGCCTGTACCCCTTCATCCGCAGCTACGAGTGGTACCTGCTGCCCGAGGAGGAACGCCGCGAGATGCTGATCGAGCACGGCAAGAAGGGGTCGGTCTACAAGGGCGTCATCGCCAACACCGTGGCATCCTTCGCCCTCGGCGACTACGAGTGGCTCCTGCCCCTCGAGGCCGACGTGCTGACCGACCTCGTCGACATGATGCGCGACCTGCGATACACCGAGGCGCGTCGACACGTCCGGGAAGAGGTGCCGTTCTACACGGGACGCCTCGTGACCCTCGACGAGATCCCCGAGATCCTTCAGTGA